CACGGTCGCGACCGTCGGCGGCGCGATGGTGCTGGGCCTCGGTCTGGCGCTGCTGCTGAACCAGCGGCTGCGCGGCCGCGGGTTCGCGCGGACGGTGGCGTTCGCGCCCTACGTGCTGTCCGGTTTCGCGGTCGGCATCCTCTGGCTGTTCATCTTCGACCCGCGCTACGGCCTGATGCGCGAGGTGCTGAGCTGGGTCGGGGCGAGCTCCCCGCAGTGGTACACCGAGCGCCCCTGGCCGCTGGTCATGGTGATCGTGGTGTACCTCTGGAAGAACCTCGGGTACGTCGCGCTCATCTACCTGGCCGGGCTGCAGTCGGTGCCGCAGGACCTCAGGGACGCGGCGGCGCTCGACGGGGCGTCCCCGGCGCGGACGCTGCGGTCGATCGTGCTCCCGCTGCTCACGCCGACCTCGTTCTTCCTGCTCGTGACGATGATGCTCGCGTCGCTGCAGTCCTTCGACCTCATCAAGGCCATGACCCAGGGCGGTCCGCTCGGGTCGACGACGACGCTCATGTACTCCGTCTACCAGGAGAGCTTCGTCAACGGCCGGGCCGGCTACGCGTCCGCGGTCGCGACGGTGCTGTTCGTCGTGCTGCTCGCCGTCACGGCGGTGCAGATGCGGTTCGTCCAGCGGAAGGTGCACTACGCATGAGCGTCCTGACGACCCGCCGCCCCGTGGCCGAGGGCGACCCGCGCCGGACCCCCGCGCCCGGCGGACCGGCCGCCGCGCCGGACGCCGAGCCGCCGGCCGGCGGTCGGCCCCGCCCCACGCCCCAGGGGTCCCGGCCGGGCCGCCGCCGGCGTCCTCCGGTGGCGGGCTACCTGACGATGGTGCTGGCCACGGTGGTGCTCGGTGCCCCGCTGGTGTGGATGCTGCTCGCGAGCGTCAAGTCGTCGGGCGAGCTCTACCAGGTGCCGCTGCAGTGGCTGCCGGAGGCGCCGAGCCTCGAGAACTACGCGCAGGCGGCGAGCACCGTGCCGCTCGGCCGGCTGCTGGCGAACAGCATCGGGATCACCGTGGTCGGGGCGGGCCTCAAGGTCGTGCTCGGGCTGGCCTGCGCCTACGCCCTGGTGTTCCTCGACTTCCCGTTCAAGAAGGTCGTGTTCGGGCTCGTCATCGCGACCCTGATGATCCCGCCGCAGGTGACGATCATCCCGAACTACACCCTGGTGGCGAGCCTCGGCTGGCTGAACACCTACCAGGGCATCCTCGTGCCGGGCCTGGCGAGCGCGTTCGGCACGTTCCTGTTCCGTCAGCACTTCCTCACGCTCCCCGGGTCGATCCTCGAGGCCGCGGAGCTGGACGGCGCGGGGCACTGGCGGCGCCTGTGGCGGTTCGTCGTGCCGATGAGCACGCCGACCATCGCGGCCGTGACGCTCGTGTCCGTCGTCACCGAGTGGAACGACTACCTGTGGCCGTTCCTCGTGATCGACCGGGCCGACCGCATGACCCTGCCGATCGGCCTGACCCTGCTGCAGAACATCGACGGCATGACCAACTGGGGCGTGCTGCTGGCCGCCACCACCGTCGTGACGCTGCCGATCCTCCTCGTCTTCCTCCTCCTCCAGCGCCGGCTCGTCGCCGGCCTCACCGCGGGCGCCGTCACGGGCTGAGCCCGTCGCGCCGCCCGTCACCCCCCACCCCCCTGACCGGCGGGTGCGTCCCTGCGCGCCCGTCCCCCGAGCACCGGCCCCCGGTGCACGACCCCCTGAAGGAGCACTCACGTGTCCCACCCCCGCAGCCTCCTGCGTGACCGCCGCGTCACCGTCGGACTGGCCGCTGCCGTCGCCGGCGCCACGCTCGCCCTGACCGCCTGCGGCGGCCCCGCCGTGGGCGCCGGCTCGTCCGGCGAGGCCTCGGCCGACTCGACCGACTGGTCGCAGGTCGAGCCGGCGTCCGAGATCACCTGGTGGTCGAACCACCCCGGCCAGTCGCAGGCCGTCGAGGAGCAGCTCATCGAGGCCTTCGAGGCCGAGAACCCGGACATCACGGTGAACCTCGTGACCGCCGGCGCCAACTACGACGAGGTCGCGCAGCGGTTCCAGGCCGCCTCGCAGACGGACGAGAAGCCGGACCTGGTCATCGCGTCCGACGTCTGGTGGTTCCGGTACCACCTGAACGACCAGATCATGCCGCTCGACGACGTCTTCGAGTACCTCGAGGCGGACGCCGACGACTTCCAGCCCGGCCTGTACGGCGACTACGAGTACGACGGGCAGCACTGGGCCGCGCCGTACGCCCGGTCGACGCCGCTGTTCTACTACAACAAGTCGATGTGGGAGGCCGCGGGGCTGCCGGACCAGGGCCCGGAGACGTGGGAGCAGCTCCAGGAGTGGAGCACCGCGCTGGCCGAGCAGGTGCCCGACGGCGGCTCGCCGTTCGGCCTGAGCCTGGGCACGTCGTGGTCGGCCTGGTGGTTCGAGAACATGATCTGGGGCCAGGGCGGCGAGTACTCCGACGAGTTCGACGTGACCCTCGACTCCGACGAGGCGCTCGCGGGCGGGGAGTTCCTGCGCGGCCTGTTCCACGGCGACGACGCGATCGCCACGGTCTCGGCGGACGACTCGATGGCGGACTTCGCGTCCGGCCTCATCGCGTCGACCATCGGCTCGACGGGCTCCCTCAAGGGCGCGCTCGACGCGGCGTCGTTCGAGGTGGGCACGGCCTACCTGCCCGACGGCCCGGCGGGCGGCGGCACGCCGACCGGCGGCACCGGCCTGGCGATCTCGTCCTCCAGCACCCCGGAGGAGCAGCTCGCCGCGGCGATGTTCCTGGAGTTCCTCACGAACACCGAGAACACCGCGACGTTCTCCCAGGCCACCGGCTACATGCCGGTGCGCACCTCGGCGGTCGAGTCCGACACCATGAAGGCCGTGTACGACCAGTTCCCGCAGTTCCGCACCGCCGTCGACCAGCTCGCCGAGAAGGCCCGCGCGCAGGACTACATCCGCGTGTTCGTGCCCGGCGCCGACGCGCTGCTCACCGACGCGATCGAGCAGATCGTGCTCGAGGGCACCGACCCGGCCGAGGCGTTCGCCTCGGTGACGCCGCAGATCGAGACGGCGTACCGCGAGAACGTGGAGCCGTACCTGTGACCGACGCGTCGCAGGACCGGACCGGGGTCGCCCTCGCGGGCGGCCCCGGTGCCGGGGCGCCGCCGGTGCTGGCGTCGCGCCCGCGCGTGGTCGCCCACCGCGGCAACTCGGCGGTCGCCCCGCAGAACACCCTCGCGGCGTTCGAGGCGGCGTGGCGCGCCGGGGCGGACAGCATCGAGATCGACATCCAGCGCACCGCGGACGGCCACGTCGTGGTGATCCACGACGACACGGTGGACGCGACCACGGACGGGCAGGGGAGCGTGGCCGAGCTGCCGCTCGACGCGCTGCGCGCCCTCGACGCCGGCTCGTGGTTCGCCGCGGCCTACCGGGGCCAGCGGGTGCCGACGTTCGACGAGGTGCTGGAGCTGCTGGTGCGGCGGCCGGGCATCGAGCTGCTGCTGGAGCTCAAGGGCGCGTGGACGACCGAGCAGGTGCGCCCCGTCACCGCGGCGATCCGTGAGGCCGGGCTGACCGGGCGGGTGGTCGGGCAGAGCTTCTGGCCGGAGTCGGTGGCGGCGCTCGCGGAGGCCGACCCCGCGCTGCGCCGCGGCCTGCTGGTGTTCGAGGTGCCGGACGGCGTGGACGAGCTGGTGCGGGTCTGCACCGGCCTGGGCGTCGTGACCTGCAACCCGTACGGCCCGCTGCTGGTGCAGCACCCGGAGCTGGTCGCGCGGCTGCACGCGGCCGGGTTGCAGGTCATGGTGTGGACGCTCGACGAGCCCGAGCACTGGGCCGTCGCGGCGGCGCTGGGGGTCGACGCGGTGATCACCGACCGCCCCGACAGGCTGGCCGGCTGGCTGGCGGCGCACCCGTCCTGACCCGGCAGCGGGTGGACGCGGAGCGCGGGCGGGGGGTGTGGAGCGGTACCGTGACCCCATGCTCCCCGCCACCCCGTCGCGTCCGTTCGGCGCGGTGCTCACCGCCATGGTGACGCCCATGCGGGACGACGGCTCGGTCGACCTGGACGCCGCCGTCTCCCTCGCCACGCACCTCGTGGACCACGGGCACGACGGCCTGGTGCTCAACGGCACCACGGGCGAGTCGCCCACCACGCACGCGCCGGAGAAGGCCGACCTGGTGCGCGCCGTCGTCGACGCCGTCGGCGACCGCGCGGCCGTCGTGGCGGGCGCGGGCTCCAACGACACGCTCCACGCGGTGCGCATGGCGGAGCAGGCCGCGGAGGCGGGCGCCGACGGCCTGCTCGTGGTCAGCCCGTACTACTCGCGCCCGTCGCAGCCCGGCGTGGTCGCCCACGTCACCGCGGTCGCGGACTCCACGCCGCTGCCCGTGATGCTCTACGACGTCCCGGGCCGCACGGGCGTCCGCCTCGCGCAGCCGACGCTCGACGCGCTCGCCGCGCACGACCGGGTGGTCGCCGTGAAGGACGCGACCGGCGACGTGTACGCCGCCGCGAAGGCCGCCGCCCGGACGGGGCTCGCCTGGTACAGCGGCGACGACTCGCTGCTGCTGCCGTTCCTCGCGCACGGCGCCGCCGGCATCGTCTCGGTGGTCGGCCACGTGGCCGGCCCGCAGCTCGCCGCGATCACCGCGGCCCACGACGCCGGGGACCACGCTCGCGCGCTCGAGGTCTTCCTGTCGATCGCACCGGCGGTCGACGCGCTCAACGGACAGGGGTTCCAGGCGGTCGCGGCGAAGGCCGCCGTCTGGTCCCTCGGTCTCATCCCGTCCCGACACCTGCGGCTGCCCAACGTGGCCGCGTCGGACGAGGACGTCCAGGTCGTCCGCGCGGGACTGCGCGCCGCGGGCCTCGCCGACGTCCTCGCCACCACGCAGTGACAGACCAGGAGAAGAATGTCCCACCCGCACCCTGACCTCGCCCTCCCGCCCACGCTCCCGGAGGGCGGTCTGCGGATCGTGGCCCTCGGTGGCCTCGGCGAGGTCGGACGCAACATGGCGGTCCTCGAGTACGGCGGTCGCCTGCTCGTCATCGACTGCGGCGTGCTGTTCCCGGAGGACCACCAGCCCGGCGTCGACCTGATCCTGCCGGACTTCGACTACATCTCCGGCCGGCTCGACGACATCGACGGCATCGTGCTGACCCACGGGCACGAGGACCACATCGGCGCCGTCCCGTACCTGCTGCGCCTGCGGCAGGACATCCCGCTGATCGGCTCGCAGCTCACGCTGGCGTTCGTCGAGGCGAAGCTCAAGGAGCACCGCATCACCCCGCTGACCCTCGCGGTCAAGGAGGGGCAGACCGAGCAGGTCGGCGCGTTCTCCTGCGAGTTCGTCGCGGTGAACCACTCGATCCCGGACGCGCTCGCCGTCGCCGTGACGACGCCCGCCGGCACCGTCCTGCACACCGGCGACTTCAAGATGGACCAGCTGCCGCTCGACGGGCGGATCACCGACCTGCGCGCGTTCGCGCGGCTGGGGGAGAAGGGCGTCGACCTGTTCATGGTCGACTCCACCAACGCCGAGGTGCCGGGCTTCGTCAGCCCGGAGCGGGAGATCGGGCCGGTGCTCGACAGCGTGTTCGCCACGTCCGCCCGCAAGATCGTCGTCGCGTCGTTCTCCTCGCACGTGCACCGCGTGCAGCAGGTCCTCGACGCCGCCGCGGCGCACGACCGCAAGGTCGCGCTGGTGGGGCGCTCGATGATCCGCAACATGACGATCGCCGCCGAGCTCGGGTACCTCAAGGTGCCCGACGGCGTCCTCGTGGACGCGAAGCGTCTCGGCGACCTGCGCGACGACGAGCTGGTGCTCATGTGCACCGGGTCGCAGGGCGAGCCGATGGCCGCGCTGTCCCGGATCGCGAACAACGACCACAAGATCTCGGTCGGCCCCGGTGACACGGTGATCCTCGCGTCGTCCCTGATCCCGGGCAACGAGAACGCGGTGTACCGCGTCATCAACGGGCTCACGCGGCTCGGCGCGCGCGTCGTGCACGGCGGGAACGCCAAGGTGCACGTCTCCGGCCACGCGAGCGCCGGCGAGCTCCTGTACTGCTACAACATCCTGCGGCCGCGCAACGTGATGCCGGTGCACGGCGAGGTCCGCCACCTCGTGGCGAACGGTGCGCTCGCCGTGAAGTCGGGCGTCCCGGCGGACCGGGTCGTGCTCGCCGAGGACGGCGTGGTCGTGGACCTGGTCG
This is a stretch of genomic DNA from Cellulomonas sp. ES6. It encodes these proteins:
- a CDS encoding ABC transporter substrate-binding protein, which translates into the protein MSHPRSLLRDRRVTVGLAAAVAGATLALTACGGPAVGAGSSGEASADSTDWSQVEPASEITWWSNHPGQSQAVEEQLIEAFEAENPDITVNLVTAGANYDEVAQRFQAASQTDEKPDLVIASDVWWFRYHLNDQIMPLDDVFEYLEADADDFQPGLYGDYEYDGQHWAAPYARSTPLFYYNKSMWEAAGLPDQGPETWEQLQEWSTALAEQVPDGGSPFGLSLGTSWSAWWFENMIWGQGGEYSDEFDVTLDSDEALAGGEFLRGLFHGDDAIATVSADDSMADFASGLIASTIGSTGSLKGALDAASFEVGTAYLPDGPAGGGTPTGGTGLAISSSSTPEEQLAAAMFLEFLTNTENTATFSQATGYMPVRTSAVESDTMKAVYDQFPQFRTAVDQLAEKARAQDYIRVFVPGADALLTDAIEQIVLEGTDPAEAFASVTPQIETAYRENVEPYL
- a CDS encoding sugar ABC transporter permease, with the translated sequence MRSRRRRSALLWFLLLAGPNVALLLVFVYRPLVQSFYLSTLQWNLGSPVARQIGLGNYVELFTSRGFAQVAGTTVVFTVATVGGAMVLGLGLALLLNQRLRGRGFARTVAFAPYVLSGFAVGILWLFIFDPRYGLMREVLSWVGASSPQWYTERPWPLVMVIVVYLWKNLGYVALIYLAGLQSVPQDLRDAAALDGASPARTLRSIVLPLLTPTSFFLLVTMMLASLQSFDLIKAMTQGGPLGSTTTLMYSVYQESFVNGRAGYASAVATVLFVVLLAVTAVQMRFVQRKVHYA
- the dapA gene encoding 4-hydroxy-tetrahydrodipicolinate synthase, giving the protein MLPATPSRPFGAVLTAMVTPMRDDGSVDLDAAVSLATHLVDHGHDGLVLNGTTGESPTTHAPEKADLVRAVVDAVGDRAAVVAGAGSNDTLHAVRMAEQAAEAGADGLLVVSPYYSRPSQPGVVAHVTAVADSTPLPVMLYDVPGRTGVRLAQPTLDALAAHDRVVAVKDATGDVYAAAKAAARTGLAWYSGDDSLLLPFLAHGAAGIVSVVGHVAGPQLAAITAAHDAGDHARALEVFLSIAPAVDALNGQGFQAVAAKAAVWSLGLIPSRHLRLPNVAASDEDVQVVRAGLRAAGLADVLATTQ
- a CDS encoding carbohydrate ABC transporter permease; translation: MSVLTTRRPVAEGDPRRTPAPGGPAAAPDAEPPAGGRPRPTPQGSRPGRRRRPPVAGYLTMVLATVVLGAPLVWMLLASVKSSGELYQVPLQWLPEAPSLENYAQAASTVPLGRLLANSIGITVVGAGLKVVLGLACAYALVFLDFPFKKVVFGLVIATLMIPPQVTIIPNYTLVASLGWLNTYQGILVPGLASAFGTFLFRQHFLTLPGSILEAAELDGAGHWRRLWRFVVPMSTPTIAAVTLVSVVTEWNDYLWPFLVIDRADRMTLPIGLTLLQNIDGMTNWGVLLAATTVVTLPILLVFLLLQRRLVAGLTAGAVTG
- a CDS encoding glycerophosphodiester phosphodiesterase family protein, coding for MTDASQDRTGVALAGGPGAGAPPVLASRPRVVAHRGNSAVAPQNTLAAFEAAWRAGADSIEIDIQRTADGHVVVIHDDTVDATTDGQGSVAELPLDALRALDAGSWFAAAYRGQRVPTFDEVLELLVRRPGIELLLELKGAWTTEQVRPVTAAIREAGLTGRVVGQSFWPESVAALAEADPALRRGLLVFEVPDGVDELVRVCTGLGVVTCNPYGPLLVQHPELVARLHAAGLQVMVWTLDEPEHWAVAAALGVDAVITDRPDRLAGWLAAHPS
- a CDS encoding ribonuclease J; its protein translation is MSHPHPDLALPPTLPEGGLRIVALGGLGEVGRNMAVLEYGGRLLVIDCGVLFPEDHQPGVDLILPDFDYISGRLDDIDGIVLTHGHEDHIGAVPYLLRLRQDIPLIGSQLTLAFVEAKLKEHRITPLTLAVKEGQTEQVGAFSCEFVAVNHSIPDALAVAVTTPAGTVLHTGDFKMDQLPLDGRITDLRAFARLGEKGVDLFMVDSTNAEVPGFVSPEREIGPVLDSVFATSARKIVVASFSSHVHRVQQVLDAAAAHDRKVALVGRSMIRNMTIAAELGYLKVPDGVLVDAKRLGDLRDDELVLMCTGSQGEPMAALSRIANNDHKISVGPGDTVILASSLIPGNENAVYRVINGLTRLGARVVHGGNAKVHVSGHASAGELLYCYNILRPRNVMPVHGEVRHLVANGALAVKSGVPADRVVLAEDGVVVDLVDGRASVVGAVPCGYVFVDGSSVGHITETDLKDRRILADEGFISIFAVVSSTDGKVLATPTIQARGFAEDDAVFDTILPDVVAALEDATRSGAVDTQQLQQVVRRVVGRWVSNRLRRRPMIIPVVVEA